A part of Spiribacter vilamensis genomic DNA contains:
- the glmU gene encoding bifunctional UDP-N-acetylglucosamine diphosphorylase/glucosamine-1-phosphate N-acetyltransferase GlmU, which yields MSSPPLSIVVLAAGEGKRMRSRRPKVLQPVAGRPMLDHVLETARQLQPRSIHVIHGHGGEAVQAAFPDPDLHWVYQAQRLGTGHAVQQALPHIPDTHQVLVLCADVPLTRPQTLQALVAEAGSGVSLLTVVLDDPTGYGRILRDADGTVSGIVEQKDATAEQQRLSEVNTGVLCLPAGPLRRWLDTLDTGNAQGEYYLTDCIAMAHDEGRAVQPIACADPREVQGVNDREQLATVERACQQRQARTLMRDHGLGLADPARFDLRGTLTVGEDCFIDVDAIIEGEVTLGDGVRIGPFTRLQDCSVASGTEVLAHCDIEAAEIGSDCRIGPFARLRPGTILAASARVGNFVEVKQARIGAGSKINHLSYVGDARIGADVNVGAGTITCNYDGRDKHVTQVDDGVFIGSNSALVAPVHIASGATIGAGTILRDDVAADSLAVDRGHVRQIAGWGARRDG from the coding sequence GCTCCAGCCCCGGTCCATCCACGTCATTCACGGCCATGGCGGCGAGGCGGTGCAGGCGGCGTTCCCCGATCCCGATCTGCACTGGGTCTACCAGGCGCAGCGCCTCGGCACCGGCCATGCCGTACAGCAGGCACTGCCGCATATCCCCGACACCCACCAGGTGCTGGTGCTCTGTGCCGATGTACCGCTGACGCGTCCGCAGACGCTGCAGGCGCTGGTGGCCGAGGCCGGATCGGGCGTGTCGTTGCTGACGGTCGTGCTCGACGACCCCACCGGCTACGGCCGGATCCTGCGCGATGCCGACGGCACAGTCAGTGGCATCGTCGAGCAGAAGGATGCCACGGCCGAGCAGCAGCGGCTTAGCGAGGTCAACACCGGCGTGCTCTGCCTGCCCGCCGGGCCTCTGCGGCGGTGGCTCGACACGCTCGACACCGGTAACGCCCAGGGCGAGTACTACCTCACCGACTGTATCGCGATGGCGCACGACGAGGGCCGGGCCGTGCAGCCGATCGCCTGCGCCGACCCGCGCGAGGTACAGGGCGTTAACGACCGCGAGCAGCTGGCGACAGTGGAACGGGCCTGCCAGCAGCGCCAGGCGCGGACCCTGATGCGCGATCACGGCCTCGGCCTTGCCGATCCGGCGCGCTTTGATCTGCGCGGCACTCTCACCGTGGGCGAGGACTGCTTCATCGATGTCGACGCCATTATCGAAGGTGAGGTCACCCTCGGCGACGGTGTCCGGATCGGGCCTTTCACCCGGCTGCAGGATTGCAGCGTCGCCTCGGGCACCGAGGTACTCGCGCACTGCGACATCGAGGCGGCGGAGATCGGCAGCGACTGCCGGATCGGGCCTTTCGCACGCCTGCGACCGGGAACCATACTGGCGGCGTCGGCCCGCGTCGGCAATTTCGTCGAGGTCAAGCAGGCGCGGATCGGTGCGGGCAGCAAGATCAATCACCTGTCCTACGTCGGGGATGCACGAATCGGTGCCGACGTGAACGTCGGTGCCGGGACCATTACCTGCAACTACGACGGCCGCGACAAGCATGTCACGCAGGTCGATGACGGGGTCTTCATCGGCTCCAACAGCGCGCTGGTCGCACCGGTACACATTGCGTCGGGCGCCACGATCGGCGCCGGCACGATACTGCGGGACGATGTCGCCGCCGACAGCCTCGCCGTGGATCGGGGTCACGTCCGCCAGATCGCTGGCTGGGGCGCCCGGCGCGACGGATAA